The region GAAGCAATGGCCTCAGCCTGGGCCAGCCAGATCGACCAGTTATTTCAAGCCCAAAAACTGACGACCCCCGGTCAGCAGAAAAACCGACGCACGGATATTGCCAATGCCCTGCGAGTGATTCACCCTCAGCATCCGGCCATTCCCTTTGTGCTGCTGCCCACAGAAGTTTATATTGCCCTGAACCACGCACAGGCCAAGCAGTTAAACGATCGCACCAATAAGTTTTTCTCGGCTCAGCAAGCCAATGAACTGGTGGATCGGGCGATTGCCCTGCTGGATCGCCACAATCCTGACGATGTGGCAGCAGGGTTATCCGTGCTGGTTGGCAGGCGAATTAGCGAAATTCTCGTTTCCCGGTTTCAACCCAAGACGGCTTTCAGTCTCTGGTTTTCGGAGCCTGCCAAACGTCGGGGAGCAAGGGGGCTGACGTTTGAAATCCCCACCCTGGCAGAGGCAGATCGGGTCCTGAGGGCGATCGAGCACCTGAAACAAGTCTGGAACATTGGGGATCTGCAGGCCCTTGGTCTGCCCCCAAATCATCTCAAACGCAAAATCAATGCCCGGTATACTAGCGTTCCCCGAGCCTGTCGCCAGCACTTTGCCGATCTGGTGCCGGGGCGGGAAGCCAATAATGATCCAGGGGAACGGCTCTACACCCATTTATTTCGGGCGGTTTATGCTGAAATCGCCACCTACTACTACAAACCTGAATGGATCCCCGATCATCGCTTTAAGGCTGAAATTCAAGGCCATTTCAAGCTGACAGCCGATGGCCAGAAAATTTCCAATTATGCTGCCCGCCAGAATTATGACGACTATTTAATCCGCGATCGGCTCCCGGATCAATCCGGTGTCAAGCTGGGTTTGCCCGGCGTGACGGTTCTAGACGTTTTTCAACAGGAGAGGACCTCCATGTCAGATGGGGATAGAGAACCAGAATTCGAGCAGGCAACAAACCCCACCTACCTGGGCAAAGGGACAATCAATGCCCTTTTATATCGGGCTGTCGATCGCCTCCTCTTCTCCAAACAATGGCCCGAGGCACTTGCAGGCTTACTGATGATGACGGGCCGAACGGTCGCTGGGCTTTTGTCCGCCAGTCCAGCTCCGAAAACCCAGTTTTCAATTCGGGTAGGCGACCTGGAAATTCCCACCCTGACCACAGCGACCCAGGTCATTGCGGCCTGGAATAAGTTCCGCCAGATGCCGCCACCGCCATTACCAGCAGTCGAAGAGGACATCCAGACAATCTGCCAGCAGACCTTCAATGACCTGGCTCCCATTCAAGGGGTGAGTGATTTAAGGGCAGTCTACTCAGCGATTTCGCTCCACTGGTTTTGTCCAGATGAGATTGAGCCTGGCTTGTTCTTACAGGCAATTGATGCGGCAGAACCACACCTCTTTCAGACCGAAAATCCCGATCGAGGCATCAAACTGGCGCAACGTAATGTTCAGGTGTTGGAGCGATTTAAGCCCAGGGAGACAATCCCATCCACTGCAGCGGTATTACCGATCAAGGACACCCTATCTGAGCCCCCACTAAGTAGACTGCGCCATCGGCGGAAAACGCTC is a window of Leptolyngbya sp. 'hensonii' DNA encoding:
- a CDS encoding protelomerase family protein; the protein is MDADLLHKAATQAKTRWLEKSLTLLLPQIWQLTIETPHWEAMASAWASQIDQLFQAQKLTTPGQQKNRRTDIANALRVIHPQHPAIPFVLLPTEVYIALNHAQAKQLNDRTNKFFSAQQANELVDRAIALLDRHNPDDVAAGLSVLVGRRISEILVSRFQPKTAFSLWFSEPAKRRGARGLTFEIPTLAEADRVLRAIEHLKQVWNIGDLQALGLPPNHLKRKINARYTSVPRACRQHFADLVPGREANNDPGERLYTHLFRAVYAEIATYYYKPEWIPDHRFKAEIQGHFKLTADGQKISNYAARQNYDDYLIRDRLPDQSGVKLGLPGVTVLDVFQQERTSMSDGDREPEFEQATNPTYLGKGTINALLYRAVDRLLFSKQWPEALAGLLMMTGRTVAGLLSASPAPKTQFSIRVGDLEIPTLTTATQVIAAWNKFRQMPPPPLPAVEEDIQTICQQTFNDLAPIQGVSDLRAVYSAISLHWFCPDEIEPGLFLQAIDAAEPHLFQTENPDRGIKLAQRNVQVLERFKPRETIPSTAAVLPIKDTLSEPPLSRLRHRRKTLVVDADLLRTVAAAFGIEIRGKGGTVGLSYEAALAQLLNHLAEHHQDYNPPTTQSPSKQPGSALAIAVTDQAKTLAWFTGRIEALEQEVETLKKERADLMAQVGQPPLFELEQLQQENQRLKLERDQATTKLEAFRRLLNGNEDPPEQGQSEQAAPIEAVTHLPITSPDKPQPEASSAESIRVRKRQAENQVLDNIRQAVRAMMALNDQDGRALNDKWYISFPAIQTLLRAHGMSANQKLVAQVFEEMKAELEHHHDRHGMGSRHNRRHPDLTKIVQQINLKPLLNAALADS